A genomic stretch from Bos javanicus breed banteng chromosome 3, ARS-OSU_banteng_1.0, whole genome shotgun sequence includes:
- the USP33 gene encoding ubiquitin carboxyl-terminal hydrolase 33 isoform X4 — protein MNAALQALSNCPPLTQFFLDCGGLARTDKKPAICKSYLKLMTELWHKSRPGSVVPTTLFQGIKTVNPTFRGYSQQDAQEFLRCLMDLLHEELKEQVMEVEEDPQTIMTEETMEEDKSQSDVDFQSCESCSSSDKAENENGSRSFSEDNNETTMLIQDDENNSEMSKDWQKEKMCNKINKVHSEGELDKDRDSVSETADLNNQETVKVQIHSRASEYITDVHLNDLSTPQILPSNEGVNPRLSASPPKSGNLWPGLPPTHKKVQSALSPKRKKQHKKYRSVISDIFDGTIISSVQCLTCDRVSVTLETFQDLSLPIPGKEDLAKLHSSSHPTSIVKAGSCGEAYAPQGWIAFFMEYVKRFVVSCVPSWFWGPIVTLQDCLAAFFARDELKGDNMYSCEKCKKLRNGVKFCKVQKFPEILCIHLKRFRHELMFSTKISTHVSFPLEGLDLQPFLAKDSPVQIVTYDLLSVICHHGTASSGHYIAYCRNNLNNLWYEFDDQSVTEVSESTVQNAEAYVLFYRKSSEEAQKERRRISNLLNIMEPSLLQFYISRQWLNKFKTFAEPGPISNNDFLCIHGGVPPRKAGYIEDLVLMLPQNIWDNLYSRYGGGPAVNHLYICHTCQIEAEKIEKRRKTELEIFIRLNRAFQEEDSPATFYCISMQWFREWESFVKGKDGDPPGPIDNTKIAVTKCGNVILRQGADSGQISEETWNFLQSIYGGGPEVILRPPVVRVDPDAVQAEEKIEVETRSL, from the exons GATGCTCAAGAATTCCTTCGATGTTTAATGGATCTGCTTCATGAAGAATTGAAAGAACAAGTCATGGAAGTAGAAGAGGATCCTCAAACTATAATGACTGAAGAGACCATGGAGGAAGACAAGAGCCAGTCAGATGTAGATTTTCAGTCCTGCGAATCTTGTAGCAGCAGTGATAAAGCTGAAAATGAAAATGGCTCTAGAAGCTTTTCTGAAGATAATAATGAGACAACAATGTTAATTCAGGATGATGAGAACAATTCAGAAATGTCAAAAGATTGGCAAAAAGAGAAGATGTGCAACAAGATTAATaaagtacattctgaaggagaattAGATAAAGATAGAGACTCTGTATCTGAAACAGCTGATTTGAACAACCAGGAAACTGTCAAAGTGCAAATACACAGCAGAGCTTCAG aaTATATTACTGATGTCCATTTGAATGACCTGTCTACACCACAGATCCTCCCATCAAATGAAGGTGTTAATCCAAGATTATCAGCAAGCCCTCCTAAATCAGGCAATTTGTGGCCAGGATTGCCACCCACACATAAAAAAG TTCAATCTGCATTatctccaaagagaaaaaaacagcacAAGAAATACCGAAGTGTTATTTCAGACATATTTGATGGAACaatcattagttcagttcagtgtctgaCTTGTGACAGG GTGTCTGTAACCCTCGAGACCTTTCAAGATCTGTCCTTGCCAATTCCTGGCAAGGAAGACCTTGCTAAACTGCATTCGTCAAGTCATCCAACATCTATAGTCAAAGCAGGATCATGTGGCGAAGCATATGCTCCACAAGGGTGGATAGCTTTTTTCATGGAGTATGTGAAGAg GTTTGTTGTCTCATGTGTCCCTAGCTGGTTTTGGGGTCCAATAGTAACCTTGCAAGATTGTCTTGCTGCCTTCTTTGCCAGAGATGAACTAAAAG GTGACAATATGTACAGTTGtgaaaaatgcaaaaa GTTGAGAAATGGAGTAAAGTTTTGTAAAGTACAAAAGTTTCCTGAG attttgtgCATCCATCttaaaagattcagacatgaacTGATGTTTTCCACCAAAATCAGTACCCATGTTTCATTTCCACTGGAAGGCCTGGATCTTCAACCATTTCTTGCTAAAGATAGTCCGGTGCAAATTGTTACCTATGATCTTCTGTCAGTCATTTGTCATCATGGAACTGCAAGTA GTGGACACTATATTGCCTACTGCCGAAACAATTTAAATAATCTCTGGTATGAATTTGACGACCAGAGTGTCACTGAAGTTTCAGAGTCTACTGTACAAAATGCAGAAGCTTATGTTCTCTTCTACAG GAAGAGCAGTGAAGAAGCACAAAAAGAGAGGCGAAGAATATCAAATTTGTTGAACATAATGGAACCAAGTCTCCTTCAGTTTTATATTTCTCGACAGTGGCTAAATAAATTTAAGACCTTTGCTGAACCTGGCCCTATTTCAAATAATGATTTTCTCTGTATTCATGGAG GTGTTCCTCCACGAAAAGCTGGTTATATTGAAGACCTGGTTTTGATGCTGCCTCAGAACATTTGGGATAACCTATAtagcag GTATGGAGGAGGACCAGCCGTCAACCATCTGTACATTTGTCACACTTGCCAGATTGAAGcagagaaaattgaaaaaagaagaaaaactgaattggaaatttttattcgg ctCAACAGAGCATTCCAAGAGGAAGACTCTCCAGCTACTTTTTATTGCATCAGTATGCAATGGTTTAGAGAATGGGAAAGTTTTGTGAAGGGTAAAGATGGAG ATCCTCCAGGTCCTATTGATAACACTAAAATTGCAGTCACCAAATGTGGCAATGTGATACTCAGGCAAG GAGCAGATTCTGGTCAGATTTCTGAAGAAACATGGAATTTTCTACAGTCTATATATGGTGGAGGGCCCGAAGTTATCTTGCGGCCTCCAGTTGTTCGTGTTGATCCTGATGCAGTacaagcagaagaaaaaattGAAGTAGAAACTCGGTCTTTGTAA